A genomic segment from Vidua macroura isolate BioBank_ID:100142 chromosome Z, ASM2450914v1, whole genome shotgun sequence encodes:
- the ANKDD1B gene encoding ankyrin repeat and death domain-containing protein 1B isoform X3 translates to MKGLSRLLRAGEDAAQGAVAVSHEGLLPDEREFQYAAKMNNLDTMEKLFKKNVDINAVDTLKRTAFHFAVAGGHVSVVDFLLHHKARLDMADQHGLTVIHLAAWTGNLDIMRKLVKAGADQKARNEEGMNVLHFAAQSNSIKIVDYFLQDLHLNDLNKPDGKGKKPFLLASEKGHVDMIKNLIALKLFTSEKDEEGNTALHLAAKNGHSEVVEILLEQWEEINGLNQLEQPGQGNFLCCGLECPLWEPATWLMICSAGPRGRMSNSYPRPSSSFISDRLNGETPFYLAVEGGHEKCAELLLEAGSDINISTQNNSSALQVAIQNGHLSLVTFLIDKNIDLVPKPEQKNSPLHLAVLSNNLPVVKSLLDANHNINSLNHRQETPLHLAADLGNVELVEVLLKSGCNLKTMDKHGKTALAIASRSHHALIVDMIIKAERYFAMKQSGFNWI, encoded by the exons ATGAAGGGCCTGAGCCGGCTGCTCCGCGCCGGGGAGGATGCCGCGCAGGGAGCCGTGGCAGTGAGCCACGAGGGCC TACTGCCAGATGAGAGAGAATTTCAATATGCTGCTAAAATGAACAATTTGGATACCATggaaaagctatttaaaaagaaTGTTGACATAAATGCTGTAGATACG CTGAAGCGCACAGCATTCCATTTTGCTGTTGCGGGAGGCCATGTGTCTGTGgtggattttcttcttcatcacAAAGCTAGGCTTGACATGGCAGATCAG CACGGCCTGACAGTGATTCATCTTGCAGCCTGGACTGGAAATCTGGATATAATGCGAAAATTAGTTAAAGCAGGTGCTGATCAAAAGGCTAGGAATGAG GAAGGAATGAACGTACTACATTTTGCAGCTCAGAGCAACAGCATTAAAATAGTTGATTATTTCCTTCAAGATCTTCATCTGAATGACTTGAACAAACCCGATGGG AAAGGTAAAAAGCCATTTCTTCTGGCCTCTGAAAAAGGCCATGTTGACATGATAAAAAATTTGATTGCTCTGAAGCTATTTACATCTGAAAAAGATGAg gagGGAAACACAGCATTGCATTTAGCAGCCAAAAATGGTCACAGTGAAGTTGTGGAAATTTTGCTTGAACAATGGGAGGAAATAAATGGCCTCAATCAG CTGGAACAACCTGGGCAAGGTAATTTCCTTTGTTGTGGGCTGGAATGCCCACTGTGGGAACCTGCCACGTGGCTGATGATTTGTTCTGCTGGGCCACGGGGCAGAATGAGTAACTCCTACCCAAGGCCCTCCTCTTCATTTATCAGTGACAGACTG AATGGAGAAACTCCATTTTACTTGGCTGTTGAAGGAGGTCATGAAAAATGTGCTGAACTCTTACTGGAGGCTGGGAGTGACATTAACATTTCAACACAG AACAATAGCAGTGCTTTGCAGGTTGCAATTCAGAATGGACATCTATCCTTGGTTACTTTTCTTATTGATAAGAATATTGACCTGGTTCCTAAACCTGAG CAGAAGAATTCCCCTCTCCATTTAGCAGTTCTCAGTAATAATCTACCAGTAGTAAAAAGCCTTTTGGATGCCAATCACAACATAAACTCCTTAAATCAC aggcaggaaacCCCTCTACATCTGGCAGCTGATCTTGGCAATGTGGAGTTGGTGGAAGTCCTGCTCAAGTCAGGCTGCAATCTCAAGACCATGGATAAG CATGGGAAGACTGCACTAGCCATAGCATCAAGGAGCCATCATGCCCTCATTGTAGATATGATCATTAAAGCAGAAAGGTATTTTGCCATGAAACAG TCTGGGTTTAACTGGATTTGA